In one Solanum dulcamara chromosome 1, daSolDulc1.2, whole genome shotgun sequence genomic region, the following are encoded:
- the LOC129882454 gene encoding uncharacterized protein LOC129882454 isoform X2: protein MGTPFCSRYASLNVTPFFPSLAPAIQLTNLRPRNDVVTSRMESTSIYLSGDSSTTTVSATAAGGDTTTTGNNSTEENSITDMVVQYVVLRRDLIDMWPLGSVVTQGCHAAVAAIWSHKDDAITLQYCSPSNLDSMHKVTLEVKGEAQILNLAGKLKAGGIAHKLWIEQPENIPTCLAIKPYPKSLVSSFFRKLKLCK, encoded by the exons ATGGGCACTCCGTTCTGTTCCCGTTATGCGTCTCTAAACGTCACGCCCTTTTTCCCCAGCTTAGCTCCGGCGATTCAGTTAACTAATCTCCGGCCACGAAACGACGTCGTAACATCTCGAATGGAATCAACGTCCATTTATCTTTCCGGCGACTCCAGCACGACCACCGTCAGCGCCACCGCTGCCGGCGGCGATACAACTACAACCGGCAATAATAGTACAGAGGAGAACTCGATTACCGATATGGTGGTTCAGTACGTTGTTCTACGGAGAGATTTGATTGATATGTGGCCGTTAGGAAGTGTTGTTACGCAAGGTTGCCATGCCGCCGTCGCGGCTATTTGGTCTCACAAAGACGATGCTATTACTCTCCAATATTGTAGCCCTTCCAATCTCGATTCAATGCATAAG GTAACTCTTGAAGTGAAGGGTGAAGCCCAGATATTGAACTTGGCAGGAAAGCTAAAAGCTGGGGGTATTGCTCATAAACTGTGGATTGAACAACCAGAAAACATACCAACCTGTCTTGCTATAAAACCTTATCCAAAATCCCTGGTATCTTCATTTTTCAGGAAGCTAAAACTTTGTAAATGA
- the LOC129882429 gene encoding uncharacterized protein LOC129882429 isoform X1, translating into MATRAKDTAPLGKEKRGVSPHPVPHHLRNPNSSTTNSPVRKRADSTTSNKNIPNYLKPTMSSSGDSNIHNKPTLTRRRSFDKPPLATLQKNANPKERILRSSSSFSGKSSTSQKPPSDRLSRASHMSKDATGKQRGTGMSSRPGTTKKSTSTSTISKKQEAGRTSHNDMHKTRNDQDGHNSSTPKASITNSSHAVEDVIPQAETDEDDIYKSSNDHNDLTPKASVITDTLHATGDVIPQDELSEQEDNQELPVTDTESDVIINNSEAAASDAGENNSVIEDQEEHNGNVINAEIVVESQETTKMEESEEEQLVEETSTNNPKEPEEIANEHHLEENTAKVVDETQEEKKEDEGRNQGKETVMAEEREEVQKTNTIVASSKPQRQVVQGKKESVVSNDVIEETASKLREQRKNRVKALAGAFETVISLQEPK; encoded by the coding sequence ATGGCAACTAGGGCAAAGGACACTGCTCCACTAGgaaaggagaagagaggggTATCTCCACATCCCGTTCCTCATCATCTGAGAAATCCCAATTCATCAACTACAAACTCTCCGGTGCGGAAACGAGCAGATTCAACCACATCAAACAAGAATATTCCCAACTATCTCAAGCCTACAATGTCTTCATCAGGTGACTCCAACATTCACAATAAACCTACTCTAACTCGAAGAAGATCATTCGATAAGCCTCCTCTTGCTACTTTGCAAAAAAACGCTAATCCTAAAGAGAGAATTCTTCGGTCATCCTCATCGTTTTCAGGCAAAAGTTCAACTTCCCAGAAACCCCCTTCAGATAGATTATCCAGAGCATCTCATATGTCTAAGGATGCCACTGGTAAACAACGTGGCACTGGCATGTCTTCTAGACCAGGGACCACAAAGAAGAGCACAAGCACCAGCACAATCTCCAAGAAACAGGAGGCCGGCAGGACTAGTCATAATGACATGCACAAAACAAGAAATGATCAAGATGGTCATAATAGTTCAACACCAAAAGCATCAATAACTAATTCTTCTCATGCAGTGGAGGATGTTATTCCTCAGGCTGAAACTGATGAAGACGACATATACAAGTCGAGCAATGATCACAATGACTTAACACCTAAAGCATCAGTAATAACTGATACTCTCCATGCAACTGGGGATGTTATTCCTCAGGATGAACTATCAGAGCAAGAAGATAATCAAGAATTGCCAGTGACTGATACAGAAAGTGATGTGATCATTAACAACAGTGAAGCTGCTGCTTCTGATGCGGGAGAAAACAATTCAGTCATTGAAGATCAAGAAGAGCATAATGGAAATGTAATCAATGCTGAAATAGTTGTGGAGAGCCAAGAAACCACTAAGATGGAAGAATCAGAAGAGGAGCAACTTGTTGAAGAAACCAGCACCAACAACCCTAAAGAACCAGAAGAAATTGCCAATGAACATCATCTTGAAGAGAACACCGCAAAAGTAGTGGATGAGACtcaagaagagaaaaaagaagatgaaGGAAGAAACCAAGGAAAGGAAACTGTCATGGCAGAGGAACGTGAAGAAGTGCAAAAGACTAATACTATTGTGGCATCATCAAAACCTCAACGTCAAGTGGTGCAAGGGAAGAAGGAATCTGTAGTCTCCAATGATGTGATTGAAGAGACTGCAAGTAAGCTTAGAGAGCAAAGGAAGAACAGAGTGAAAGCACTGGCTGGTGCCTTTGAAACTGTCATCTCCTTGCAGGAGCCCAAGTGA
- the LOC129882429 gene encoding uncharacterized protein LOC129882429 isoform X3, which yields MSSSGKSSTSQKPPSDRLSRASHMSKDATGKQRGTGMSSRPGTTKKSTSTSTISKKQEAGRTSHNDMHKTRNDQDGHNSSTPKASITNSSHAVEDVIPQAETDEDDIYKSSNDHNDLTPKASVITDTLHATGDVIPQDELSEQEDNQELPVTDTESDVIINNSEAAASDAGENNSVIEDQEEHNGNVINAEIVVESQETTKMEESEEEQLVEETSTNNPKEPEEIANEHHLEENTAKVVDETQEEKKEDEGRNQGKETVMAEEREEVQKTNTIVASSKPQRQVVQGKKESVVSNDVIEETASKLREQRKNRVKALAGAFETVISLQEPKGVN from the exons ATGTCTTCATCAG GCAAAAGTTCAACTTCCCAGAAACCCCCTTCAGATAGATTATCCAGAGCATCTCATATGTCTAAGGATGCCACTGGTAAACAACGTGGCACTGGCATGTCTTCTAGACCAGGGACCACAAAGAAGAGCACAAGCACCAGCACAATCTCCAAGAAACAGGAGGCCGGCAGGACTAGTCATAATGACATGCACAAAACAAGAAATGATCAAGATGGTCATAATAGTTCAACACCAAAAGCATCAATAACTAATTCTTCTCATGCAGTGGAGGATGTTATTCCTCAGGCTGAAACTGATGAAGACGACATATACAAGTCGAGCAATGATCACAATGACTTAACACCTAAAGCATCAGTAATAACTGATACTCTCCATGCAACTGGGGATGTTATTCCTCAGGATGAACTATCAGAGCAAGAAGATAATCAAGAATTGCCAGTGACTGATACAGAAAGTGATGTGATCATTAACAACAGTGAAGCTGCTGCTTCTGATGCGGGAGAAAACAATTCAGTCATTGAAGATCAAGAAGAGCATAATGGAAATGTAATCAATGCTGAAATAGTTGTGGAGAGCCAAGAAACCACTAAGATGGAAGAATCAGAAGAGGAGCAACTTGTTGAAGAAACCAGCACCAACAACCCTAAAGAACCAGAAGAAATTGCCAATGAACATCATCTTGAAGAGAACACCGCAAAAGTAGTGGATGAGACtcaagaagagaaaaaagaagatgaaGGAAGAAACCAAGGAAAGGAAACTGTCATGGCAGAGGAACGTGAAGAAGTGCAAAAGACTAATACTATTGTGGCATCATCAAAACCTCAACGTCAAGTGGTGCAAGGGAAGAAGGAATCTGTAGTCTCCAATGATGTGATTGAAGAGACTGCAAGTAAGCTTAGAGAGCAAAGGAAGAACAGAGTGAAAGCACTGGCTGGTGCCTTTGAAACTGTCATCTCCTTGCAGGAGCCCAA GGGGGTAAATTAG
- the LOC129895276 gene encoding cationic amino acid transporter 1-like has translation MSTEGVDQQTNSGGGIRRRVCSCTKDDFLPEESFKSWRNYANALIQTPTRLIDRIVTRSEDEEELEAKSRSQNEMKKTLTWWDLIWFGMGAVIGAGIFVLTGLEANQEAGPAVVLSYVVSGISALLSVFCYTEFAVEIPVAGGSFAYLRVELGDFVAFIAAGNILLEYVIAGAAVARTWTSYFATLLNFNSDKFLIKVDSLAEGYNELDPIAVGVCIIICIIAILSTKGSSRLNYIATIVHIFVIFFIIICGLIKSDTKNYTPFAPFRVRGIFKASAVLFFAYVGFDAVSTMAEETKDPGRDIPIGLIGSMVITTFLYCLLAITLCLMQPYQKIDTKAPFSVAFKSVGLNWAQYIVAAGALKGMTSVLLVGAVGQARYLTHISRTHMMPPWFSQVNAKTGTPVNATAVMSCATAIIALFTKLDILSNLLSISTLFIFMLVALALLVRRYYVHGETTIANRNKLIVFLLIILASSIATATYWGLSKNGWIGYCITVPIWLLATIGLWYFVPHARNPKLWGVPLVPWLPSASIAINIFLLGSIDKASFVRFGAWTCFLLVYYLFFGLHASYDTAKEFERGRGWKNIEDGNGVDRKDVPSATM, from the exons ATGAGCACTGAGGGTGTAGATCAACAAACAAATTCAGGAGGAGGAATAAGGAGAAGAGTATGTTCATGCACGAAAGACGATTTTCTTCCTGAAGAATCATTCAAAAGCTGGAGAAATTACGCGAATGCATTGATACAAACTCCAACGAGGCTAATAGATAGGATCGTGACACGTTCTGAAGACGAGGAAGAGTTGGAAGCAAAGTCACGGAGCCAGAATGAAATGAAGAAGACACTTACATGGTGGGATTTGATATGGTTTGGAATGGGAGCTGTTATTGGAGCTGGAATATTTGTTCTTACAGGTCTTGAAGCTAATCAAGAAGCTGGTCCTGCTGTTGTTTTATCCTATGTTGTGTCTGGTATCTCTGCTTTGCTCTCTGTTTTTTGCTACACGGAGTTTGCGGTTGAGATTCCTGTAGCAG GTGGTTCATTTGCCTACTTAAGGGTGGAGCTAGGTGACTTTGTTGCCTTCATTGCTGCTGGTAATATACTTCTTGAATATGTCATTGCTGGTGCTGCTGTAGCTCGTACGTGGACTTCTTATTTCGCGACTCTACTAAACTTCAACTCAGACAAATTCCTCATCAAAGTGGACAGTTTAGCAGAAGGATACAACGAGCTAGATCCGATTGCTGTTGGAGTTTGCATCATCATCTGTATAATTGCAATTCTTAGTACAAAGGGTTCATCTCGTCTCAATTACATTGCTACAATTGTTCACATTTTCGTGATCTTTTTCATCATCATCTGTGGCCTAATAAAGTCTGATACCAAGAACTACACCCCCTTTGCTCCATTTCGTGTTCGTGGGATTTTCAAAGCTTCTGCAGTTTTGTTCTTCGCGTATGTTGGATTCGATGCTGTTTCAACTATGGCTGAGGAAACTAAAGATCCTGGAAGAGATATTCCAATTGGACTAATTGGTTCTATGGTGATCACTACTTTTCTGTACTGTTTACTAGCCATAACTTTGTGCCTCATGCAGCCATATCAGAAGATTGATACTAAGGCTCCATTTTCCGTGGCGTTTAAATCTGTTGGATTGAATTGGGCACAATATATCGTGGCTGCAGGGGCGTTGAAAGGAATGACATCGGTGTTGCTGGTGGGCGCAGTTGGTCAGGCTCGTTATCTAACTCATATTTCAAGAACTCACATGATGCCTCCTTGGTTTTCTCAAGTAAATGCCAAGACAG GTACGCCAGTCAATGCCACAGCTGTGATGTCATGTGCTACTGCAATCATTGCCTTATTCACGAAACTCGATATTCTCTCCAATCTCCTATCAATCTCCACTCTCTTCATTTTCATGCTCGTGGCACTTGCTCTCCTGGTTAGACGTTACTACGTTCATGGGGAGACAACGATTGCAAATCGCAACAAGCTTATCGTGTTTCTCTTGATCATTCTTGCATCCTCAATTGCCACGGCTACTTATTGGGGACTAAGTAAAAATGGATGGATTGGCTATTGTATTACTGTGCCAATATGGTTACTAGCAACAATTGGACTTTGGTATTTTGTTCCTCATGCTAGAAATCCAAAGCTTTGGGGTGTACCACTAGTACCATGGTTACCATCAGCTTCAATTGCTATTAACATTTTTCTTTTAGGTTCAATTGATAAGGCTTCATTCGTAAGGTTTGGTGCTTGGACTTGTTTTTTGTTGGTGTATTACTTGTTTTTTGGACTTCATGCTTCTTATGACACAGCAAAAGAATTTGAAAGGGGTAGAGGGTGGAAGAATATTGAAGACGGAAATGGCGTAGATAGAAAAGATGTTCCTAGTGCAActatgtaa
- the LOC129882429 gene encoding uncharacterized protein LOC129882429 isoform X2, whose product MSSSGDSNIHNKPTLTRRRSFDKPPLATLQKNANPKERILRSSSSFSGKSSTSQKPPSDRLSRASHMSKDATGKQRGTGMSSRPGTTKKSTSTSTISKKQEAGRTSHNDMHKTRNDQDGHNSSTPKASITNSSHAVEDVIPQAETDEDDIYKSSNDHNDLTPKASVITDTLHATGDVIPQDELSEQEDNQELPVTDTESDVIINNSEAAASDAGENNSVIEDQEEHNGNVINAEIVVESQETTKMEESEEEQLVEETSTNNPKEPEEIANEHHLEENTAKVVDETQEEKKEDEGRNQGKETVMAEEREEVQKTNTIVASSKPQRQVVQGKKESVVSNDVIEETASKLREQRKNRVKALAGAFETVISLQEPKGVN is encoded by the exons ATGTCTTCATCAGGTGACTCCAACATTCACAATAAACCTACTCTAACTCGAAGAAGATCATTCGATAAGCCTCCTCTTGCTACTTTGCAAAAAAACGCTAATCCTAAAGAGAGAATTCTTCGGTCATCCTCATCGTTTTCAGGCAAAAGTTCAACTTCCCAGAAACCCCCTTCAGATAGATTATCCAGAGCATCTCATATGTCTAAGGATGCCACTGGTAAACAACGTGGCACTGGCATGTCTTCTAGACCAGGGACCACAAAGAAGAGCACAAGCACCAGCACAATCTCCAAGAAACAGGAGGCCGGCAGGACTAGTCATAATGACATGCACAAAACAAGAAATGATCAAGATGGTCATAATAGTTCAACACCAAAAGCATCAATAACTAATTCTTCTCATGCAGTGGAGGATGTTATTCCTCAGGCTGAAACTGATGAAGACGACATATACAAGTCGAGCAATGATCACAATGACTTAACACCTAAAGCATCAGTAATAACTGATACTCTCCATGCAACTGGGGATGTTATTCCTCAGGATGAACTATCAGAGCAAGAAGATAATCAAGAATTGCCAGTGACTGATACAGAAAGTGATGTGATCATTAACAACAGTGAAGCTGCTGCTTCTGATGCGGGAGAAAACAATTCAGTCATTGAAGATCAAGAAGAGCATAATGGAAATGTAATCAATGCTGAAATAGTTGTGGAGAGCCAAGAAACCACTAAGATGGAAGAATCAGAAGAGGAGCAACTTGTTGAAGAAACCAGCACCAACAACCCTAAAGAACCAGAAGAAATTGCCAATGAACATCATCTTGAAGAGAACACCGCAAAAGTAGTGGATGAGACtcaagaagagaaaaaagaagatgaaGGAAGAAACCAAGGAAAGGAAACTGTCATGGCAGAGGAACGTGAAGAAGTGCAAAAGACTAATACTATTGTGGCATCATCAAAACCTCAACGTCAAGTGGTGCAAGGGAAGAAGGAATCTGTAGTCTCCAATGATGTGATTGAAGAGACTGCAAGTAAGCTTAGAGAGCAAAGGAAGAACAGAGTGAAAGCACTGGCTGGTGCCTTTGAAACTGTCATCTCCTTGCAGGAGCCCAA GGGGGTAAATTAG
- the LOC129882454 gene encoding uncharacterized protein LOC129882454 isoform X1, with the protein MGTPFCSRYASLNVTPFFPSLAPAIQLTNLRPRNDVVTSRMESTSIYLSGDSSTTTVSATAAGGDTTTTGNNSTEENSITDMVVQYVVLRRDLIDMWPLGSVVTQGCHAAVAAIWSHKDDAITLQYCSPSNLDSMHKVTLEVKGEAQILNLAGKLKAGGIAHKLWIEQPENIPTCLAIKPYPKSLLILLIISPNFSCLACLSSSNLLVVVMSLCIFYCGLSILLLRFHSAVLLMLLIISPNCACLAYLSISCNGFGQSTKLLKNGFVEECCT; encoded by the exons ATGGGCACTCCGTTCTGTTCCCGTTATGCGTCTCTAAACGTCACGCCCTTTTTCCCCAGCTTAGCTCCGGCGATTCAGTTAACTAATCTCCGGCCACGAAACGACGTCGTAACATCTCGAATGGAATCAACGTCCATTTATCTTTCCGGCGACTCCAGCACGACCACCGTCAGCGCCACCGCTGCCGGCGGCGATACAACTACAACCGGCAATAATAGTACAGAGGAGAACTCGATTACCGATATGGTGGTTCAGTACGTTGTTCTACGGAGAGATTTGATTGATATGTGGCCGTTAGGAAGTGTTGTTACGCAAGGTTGCCATGCCGCCGTCGCGGCTATTTGGTCTCACAAAGACGATGCTATTACTCTCCAATATTGTAGCCCTTCCAATCTCGATTCAATGCATAAG GTAACTCTTGAAGTGAAGGGTGAAGCCCAGATATTGAACTTGGCAGGAAAGCTAAAAGCTGGGGGTATTGCTCATAAACTGTGGATTGAACAACCAGAAAACATACCAACCTGTCTTGCTATAAAACCTTATCCAAAATCCCTG CTTATCCTCTTAATTATCAGCCCAAACTTTTCGTGTTTGGCCTGTCTCTCCAGCTCTAATCTTTTGGTAGTGGTGATGAGCTTGTGTATTTTCTACTGTGGCTTATCAATATTATTGCTGCGCTTCCACTCTGCCGTGCTGCTTATGCTCTTAATTATCAGCCCAAACTGTGCGTGTTTGGCCTATCTCTCCATAAGTTGTAATGGCTTTGGTCAATCCACCAAACTACTGAAAAATGGGTTCGTTGAAGAATGCTGTACGTAA